Proteins co-encoded in one Pseudoliparis swirei isolate HS2019 ecotype Mariana Trench chromosome 7, NWPU_hadal_v1, whole genome shotgun sequence genomic window:
- the angptl2b gene encoding angiopoietin-related protein 2b, whose amino-acid sequence MEPPSMVLLGLLFFHGLVACGAQQTHGSPSDSSRGRERTQEFESSEDDLESEFLYAGRTKRAPVEQPQDKCSYTFIVPQQKVTGAICVNSKEPEAMLENRVNKQELELLNVELRKQKRQIETMQQLVEVDGGIVNEVKLLRKESRNMNSRVTQLYMQLLHEIIRKRDNALELSQMENKILNQTSEMQQLTGRYKDLDHKYQHLASLATNQSSLIVLLEQQCQSRPRPRPVPVPQPRSQPPIPSPPLTKPYQPPVLPRTSKTISNEIQSDQKSIVPLPTMPTGTHSPSTTDKPSGPFKDCLQALDDGHTSSTMYLVKPENANRLMQVWCDQRHDPGGWTVIQRRVDGSVNFFRNWETYKQGFGNIDGEYWLGLENIYWLTNQANYKLLVTLEDWSGRKVFAEYASFRVESEADFYKLRVGRYHGNAGDSLTWHNGKQFTTLDRDHDTYTGNCAHYQKGGWWYNSCAHSNLNGVWYRGGHYRSRYQDGVYWAEFRGGAYSLKKVVMMIRPNLNTFH is encoded by the exons ATGGAGCCCCCTTCAATGGTCCTGCTGGGGCTCCTTTTTTTTCATGGACTAGTAGCCTGTGGTGCCCAGCAGACTCATGGGAGTCCGTCAGACAGCAGCCGTGGCAGGGAAAGGACCCAAGAATTTGAGAGTAGTGAGGATGATTTGGAGAGCGAGTTTCTCTATGCTGGAAGGACCAAGCGTGCTCCGGTTGAGCAGCCGCAGGACAAGTGCTCCTACACTTTCATTGTGCCTCAACAAAAAGTGACGGGAGCCATCTGCGTCAACTCCAAGGAGCCAGAGGCCATGCTGGAGAATCGAGTCAACAAGCAGGAGTTGGAGCTGCTCAATGTGGAGCTGCGGAAACAGAAGAGGCAGATCGAGACCATGCAGCAGTTGGTCGAGGTGGACGGAGGCATCGTCAACGAGGTCAAGCTCCTGAGGAAGGAGAGCCGCAACATGAACTCCAGAGTCACTCAGCTGTACATGCAGCTGCTCCATGAGATCATCAGGAAGAGAGACAATGCCCTCGAATTGTCTCAGATGGAAAACAAGATCCTGAACCAAACCTCTGAGATGCAGCAGCTCACCGGTCGATACAAGGATCTCGACCACAAGTACCAGCACTTGGCTTCTTTGGCCACGAACCAATCGAGTCTGATTGTTCTGTTGGAGCAGCAGTGCCAGAGTCGCCCTCGCCCTCGCCCCGTGCCGGTCCCCCAGCCACGGTCCCAACCACCTATACCATCACCACCGCTCACCAAGCCTTACCAGCCGCCTGTCCTTCCACGAACGAGCAAAACGATCAGCAACGAGATCCAGAGCGACCAAAAATCTATCGTGCCTCTTCCAACGATGCCCACTGGCACACACAGCCCCTCCACGACCGACAAGCCCTCTG GGCCATTTAAAGATTGTCTCCAGGCTCTGGATGATGGCCACACTTCCAGCACCATGTACCTGGTGAAACCAGAGAATGCCAACCGCCTCATGCAGGTGTGgtgtgaccagagacatgacccagGCGGCTGGACCGTGATTCAGAGGAGGGTGGACGGCTCTGTCAACTTCTTCAGGAACTGGGAGACATATAAG CAAGGTTTTGGCAACATTGATGGTGAGTACTGGCTGGGTCTGGAGAACATCTACTGGCTGACTAACCAGGCAAACTACAAATTGCTGGTCACGCTGGAGGACTGGTCCGGCAGGAAGGTGTTTGCAGAGTATGCCAGCTTCCGAGTGGAGTCCGAGGCCGACTTCTACAAGCTAAGGGTGGGCCGTTATCATGGCAACGCCGGAGACTCCCTCACCTGGCACAACGGCAAACAATTCACCACACTGGACCGAGATCATGATACATATACAg GCAATTGTGCCCACTACCAGAAGGGAGGCTGGTGGTACAACTCTTGTGCCCATTCAAATTTGAATGGAGTTTGGTACAGAGGAGGACACTACCGCAGCCGCTACCAAGACGGAGTCTACTGGGCTGAGTTCAGGGGAGGAGCCTATTCACTCAAGAAAGTGGTCATGATGATCCGTCCAAACCTAAACACCTTCCACTAA